The following are encoded together in the Drosophila takahashii strain IR98-3 E-12201 chromosome X, DtakHiC1v2, whole genome shotgun sequence genome:
- the IntS2 gene encoding integrator complex subunit 2 produces the protein MPVKMYDVSPRVFCAMQNLDITLLASYPEAEIRPVLPSLVRMSLLSPLDNTESSMESRKQILAVLIGIEVVNSIVSYLQVNYHELENELKKELQARQKSAFFEGQQHEYGLQSGIALGFERADVARKVRVVLSEIFNLQQQVSEQKPAAHSEMLDDGIYLEEVVDILCIALAELPSLLNILELTDALVHVPNGHRIICALVANFPDCYRDVVSHVIANCDEDGSDGKHRLMLLMGLSEMNPSQALANRSMCVDMLKVPSFMLKLTLKHPEDLIAFLTGLLLGNDQNLRSWFAVYIRSSQKRKGDALNLVRVELLQKVIQTTTNASELRDFNLQGAVLLRLYCALRGIGGLKFNDDEINALSQLVTSCPQATPSGVRFVTLALCMLIACPSLVSTIPLENKAVEWLQWLIREDAFFCKRSGTSTSLGEMLLLLAIHFHSNQISAISEMVCSTLAMKIPIRPNSTNRIKQLFTQDLFTEQVVALHAVRVPVTPNLNGTIPGYLPVHCIHQLLKSRTFLKHKVPIKSWIFKQICSSVRPVHPVMPALVEVFVNTLIIPNPTGKVNIDHMHRPFTEAEILHVFRTSKLTFFAEELPQMAERSSEELAQIEVTCPLTAQLLMIYYLMLYEDTRLMNLTALGGRKQKEYSNNFLGGLPLKYLLQKAHHYHHDYLSLFHPLLRLIISNYPHLSMVDDWLEEHNLGNQGSAAIIELVDSKRELRPEQLDRALAAIQTKPHLAIRVFKQLLQMPPERQAQYGQQLVQHLPVVFAKTVPRYIKDLYNEIWLRLNAVLPTTLWIMSLRAITNSSDSINRRTFANESLLEPMEVLSCPRYVFCSPYLLMILLRILKGSLAASKTYLNVHMQQKQVLDKNGLVQTDADREELKTTLIASQESAAVHILLEVLEYMASKASDRVSHLELREIQGIIGTYVHQAFISEPSLAKLVHFQTYPKSVIPMIVASVPSMHICIDFVHEFLNVTEMDKQIFTIELTSHLVLNYSIPKSLGVSKFCLNVIQTTLSLLTASAKCKFLRNVLPAMVRFVETFPILADDCVNILMTTGRSLHSQSSLGVTTMQMPLTESAKLCSYRDAQLHIIMIEDAFKALVTAVMQKSELY, from the exons ATGCCGGTGAAGATGTACGATGTGTCGCCGCGCGTCTTCTGCGCCATGCAGAACCTGGACATCACCCTGCTGGCCAGCTACCCGGAGGCGGAGATCCGGCCGGTGCTGCCGTCGCTGGTGCGGATGAGCCTGCTCTCGCCGCTGGACAACACGGAGTCGTCGATGGAGTCGCGCAAGCAGATCCTCGCCGTGCTCATTGGCATCGAGGTGGTGAATAGCATAGTCTCCTACCTGCAGGTCAACTACCATGAGCTGGAGAACGAGCTAAAGAAGGAGCTGCAGGCGCGCCAGAAGTCGGCCTTCTTCGAGGGGCAGCAACATGAGTATGGACTCCAATCGGGCATCGCTTTGGGTTTCGAGCGGGCGGATGTGGCGCGCAAGGTGCGCGTGGTGCTCTCGGAGATCTTCAATCTGCAGCAGCAGGTCTCCGAGCAGAAGCCGGCCGCCCACTCGGAAATGCTCGACGATGGCATTTATTTGGAGGAGGTGGTGGACATCCTCTGCATCGCCTTGGCCGAGCTGCCCTCGCTGCTGAACATCCTGGAGCTAACCGATGCCCTCGTCCATGTGCCCAACGGCCATCGGATCATCTGCGCTTTggtggccaactttccggactGCTATCGCGATGTGGTTTCCCATGTGATCGCCAACTGTGACGAGGACGGCAGCGATGGCAAGCACCGGCTGATGCTGCTCATGGGCCTCAGCGAAATGAATCCCTCCCAGGCGCTGGCCAATCGGTCCATGTGCGTGGACATGCTCAAGGTGCCGTCGTTCATGCTCAAGCTCACGCTCAAGCATCCCGAGGATCTG ATCGCCTTCCTCACGGGTCTGCTGCTGGGCAATGACCAGAATCTGCGCTCCTGGTTCGCCGTCTACATCCGCTCCAGCCAGAAGCGCAAGGGTGATGCCCTGAATCTGGTGCGCGTGGAGCTGCTGCAGAAGGTGATCCAGACGACGACGAATGCCTCGGAGCTGCGCGACTTCAATCTCCAGGGAGCGGTGCTGCTGCGTCTGTACTGCGCCCTTCGCGGCATCGGTGGCCTCAAGTTCAACGACGACGAGATCAACGCGCTGTCCCAGCTGGTCACCAGTTGTCCACAGGCGACGCCCTCGGGCGTGAGATTCGTAACGCTAGCGCTGTGCATGCTCATCGCCTGCCCCTCGCTGGTGTCCACCATTCCGCTGGAGAACAAGGCCGTCGAATGGCTGCAGTGGCTCATTCGCGAGGATGCCTTCTTCTGCAAGCGCTCCGGCACGAGCACCTCGCTGGGCGAGATGCTCCTCCTGCTGGCCATTCACTTTCACAGCAATCAGATCTCGGCCATCAGCGAGATGGTCTGCTCGACGCTGGCCATGAAAATACCCATCCGGCCAAATAGCACGAATCGGATCAAGCAGCTCTTCACGCAGGATTTGTTCACCGAACAGGTGGTGGCATTGCATGCAGTTCGAGTTCCCGTGACGCCGAATTTAAATGGCACCATACCGGGCTACCTGCCGGTGCACTGCATCCATCAGCTGCTCAAGTCGCGAACGTTTCTCAAGCACAAGGTGCCGATCAAGTCGTGGATCTTCAAGCAGATATGCAGCTCGGTGAGGCCAGTGCATCCGGTGATGCCTGCGTTGGTGGAGGTGTTTGTCAACACGCTGATCATACCGAATCCCACGGGCAAGGTGAATATCGATCATATGCATCGACCCTTCACCGAGGCCGAAATTCTGCATGTTTTTCGCACCTCGAAGCTCACTTTCTTCGCCGAGGAACTGCCGCAGATGGCGGAGCGGAGCAGCGAGGAGCTGGCGCAGATCGAGGTGACCTGTCCGCTGACCGCCCAGCTGCTGATGATCTACTATTTGATGCTCTACGAGGACACGCGGCTGATGAACCTCACGGCGCTTGGGGGGCGCAAGCAGAAGGAGTACTCGAACAACTTCCTGGGCGGTCTGCCGCTGAAGTATTTGCTACAGAAGGCTCACCACTATCACCACGACTATCTCTCGCTCTTCCATCCGCTGCTGCGTTTGATTATCTCCAACTATCCGCATCTCAGCATGGTGGACGACTGGCTGGAGGAGCATAATTTGGGCAACCAGGGCAGTGCCGCCATTATCGAGCTGGTGGACAGCAAGCGAGAGCTGCGGCCGGAGCAGCTGGATCGGGCACTGGCCGCCATCCAGACGAAGCCGCATCTGGCCATCCGAGTGTTCAAGCAGCTGCTCCAGATGCCGCCGGAGCGGCAGGCGCAGTACGGGCAGCAGCTGGTGCAGCATCTGCCGGTGGTGTTTGCCAAAACGGTGCCGCGGTATATCAAGGATCTGTACAATGAAATCTGGCTGCGCCTGAACGCCGTGCTGCCCACCACCCTGTGGATTATGTCGCTGCGGGCGATTACCAACAGTTCGGACTCCATTAACCGGCGGACCTTCGCCAACGAGAGCCTGCTGGAGCCCATGGAGGTGTTGAG CTGCCCTCGCTACGTCTTCTGCTCGCCGTATCTGCTGATGATCCTGCTGCGCATCCTCAAAGGCAGCCTGGCCGCCTCGAAGACCTACCTCAATGTGCACATGCAGCAGAAACAGGTGCTGGACAAGAACGGCCTGGTGCAGACGGACGCGGATCGGGAGGAGCTGAAGACGACGCTGATTGCCTCGCAGGAGAGCGCCGCCGTGCACATTCTGCTCGAGGTGCTCGAGTATATGGCCAGCAAGGCGTCGGATCGGGTGTCGCATCTGGAGCTGCGCGAGATACAGGGCATCATTGGGACCTATGTCCATCAGGCGTTCATCTCGGAGCCCTCGCTGGCCAAGCTGGTGCATTTCCAAACGTATCCCAAGTCCGTGATCCCCATGATTGTGGCCAGCGTGCCGTCGATGCATATTTGCATTGATTTCGTTCACGAATTTCTCAACGTGACCGAAATGGACAAGCAGATCTTCACCATTGAGCTAACCTCGCATCTGGTGCTCAACTATTCGATACCCAAGAGTCTGGGCGTCTCGAAGTTCTGCCTGAACGTCATCCAGACGACGTTGTCCCTGCTCACCGCCTCGGCCAAGTGCAAGTTCCTGCGGAACGTGCTGCCGGCGATGGTGCGATTTGTGGAAACGTTTCCCATTTTGGCTGACGATTGCGTCAACATCCTGATGACCACCGGCCGTAGCCTGCACTCACAGTCGTCGCTGGGCGTGACCACCATGCAGATGCCGCTGACCGAGAGCGCAAAGCTGTGCTCCTACCGCGATGCCCAGCTGCACATCATCATGATCGAGGACGCCTTCAAGGCGCTGGTCACCGCCGTCATGCAGAAGTCGGAACTGTATTAG